The Lycium barbarum isolate Lr01 chromosome 11, ASM1917538v2, whole genome shotgun sequence genome contains the following window.
AAAAGAACCTGCTTCTTCTTAGTTACAGTGGAGTTCCAATAATCACATCCCTTTCCACTTAACACATCACTTTGTCCATTATTTATTATTTGCACGTAGCCTCCCGGGCTCATCTGAGTTTATATATAAGTGAAGTTAGAAGCCCCAAAGCTCGTGCTAAATTTACTAGCCGCTAGTGTTGCAGTTTAGCCCTTTGTACCTTTTTACATGGCTAATTTGTGTCAAATCAACGGCAACATACCCTTCGCAAAAAAATCcttaaaaattcttttttttagttaaaacagGGCTTTTCTTTGTAAAAAGTAAGTAGGTTTTTTTCTTCTAGTGTTTTGGCGATGATTAAAATGGATTTATCCGCGCTTCTGAGAGAAATCTATGAAGCATAACACAAAATTGGTTGAATTTCTTTATATGAGCcagagtaatttttttttgttgttgtgaaGATTACTGTTGAGTCCTTTTGACTTTTTTTTGGTTGTGTTTTGGCAGTGATGATATGTAATACAGCTTTAATGCCAGTTCTGCTTCTGATATTCTGTGATTGATAGAGCTGTTTATTTTGCTGAGCCTCTTAATTTTATTTACTGTAGTTACTTTATTTGCAATTAAAAATCTATGATGAGATCTGAAATTGCTGGATAGTATTTGAGGATTGTAGTTAGCCTACATTCATCATGAAATTATTTAATTTCTCTGAGATTAATAAATTACTATCTTTTATATATACCATAATCTTTTTCTTGAAACCCCATTTTTATTTTAGTAGCCAGTGATGATCCAATCCAACGGTGAGGTGTAGTGGAGCTAAGGTCCCTGCTTTGCAGGGGGAACCTCCTTGGTTACGCTACATCATACATGATCACAACGGATTTTACTGAggctttaattattattttttaaatcatAGCTTGGTTAATTTGCTAACTGttgataaaaaaatgaaataattttaATGCATTTATAATTGAGTTTTAACTATACTCTTGCTCTAGAACATATAGTGGGGTTAGGGTCTGAAAAACTCATAAATTTAGTGCTGTTTATCAGCTTCGTCTCTTGAATATCCAACGAGATGGGGTTAAATCATAGCACTAAATGTTATGCTGACTATATTAATATCTTTTGTATTTTCCAGTATAATCTGGTTATTGTTTTGTTGAAGCTATAATCCCAAATGACCTGTTTGATTTTTCTTTATGATTTTGTCATTTTATTGGTTCTTGAATTGAGTTTTATCATTTTGTATATGCTCACCTTGCTTTAGTGTTGGTGAGTGTAACTGAAAACTCATAAATTGCGTGCGGTCCATCACCTCCTATCTTGCATATTTCACTAAGATTGGAGTTAAATATCAGCACTACATATTAAAATAAGTACTCTATTTGGTCCCTATTTTTTGTATAAAGACCTTGAATTCTAGGTTTcttgttttgttgatttgatgtcGGTGCTGGGATGTCTAATATATACTTTAATGTTTATGGAGGGATcataattaattgaaaattttgcGATGGTAGATTGTTATGTAGGGTGTATCATTGGGATATATCCAAAGGGAACAAACCTCTTTTAATTTGACATGTATAagatcaaaaaaataaaagagttaAATGTAGATTAATCATTTTACACACTTCAAACTTACATTTCAAGATTCCATATAATAGATAGTGACCTACAAACCATATTGTGAGCTAATTTCAATTGCCATACATTTATCACATGATTAATTAATATATAGTTTGACCATAACTTGTAACTTCTCAGATGAATTTTGTTTTTGTCTTTCAGATGGTGGCTATATATTTTTTGAAAGCCGTAGTATTTTTTTGAACAGAATGCACTTTCCCTAATTTTATGAATAATTATTAAACTTATGAAAGCATTACATAATTTATTTATGTAGTATAGAAAAAATAAATGGGAGGCAATAATAAGCTGTATCCATAATAATGGGTTAACGAAGAAAATAGAGATATTACCAGTACAGTATGACAATAGAATGGAGATGTTTTTCATTTTAtattttacaaaattaaaatataatcACGTTTTAAGAAAAATTCTATCTTTTTAAAATCGTTCACAAAGTCGCAGCAAATGAATCTTAGCCTTCACTTCTTTGTTGGACGCATGGCAAATAACACCCTATTGATCCTTACTGGATGCTTTTGTATTGGAGGGGATCCGTTCCCtggaataatatatatatgtgggaATAAGGTATATTTATGAAATATGACGATATTTTTCAATTTACATAGCATAGCGATAGATTTCTAACCGAACATATATGAAAATTTTCTCTCAAACTTGTGTATGAAAACGGTGTGAAATGTGTATATTTTGTTCAAAACTTAAAAATTAtgttcaaaattttatgtatgaaaattctatgaaatatgtatatctcgcacAAGACTTAAAATTTTTACTCAAActtttgtgtatgaaatatgtatatttcGCTTAACACTTAGAAttctcacttttttttctttatgaaaaccgtataaaaaggtatgaaatatgtatagaATTGTGTAAATTTTGTATTATGTTAGTTTGTTGGAAATTtaaaacaactataataacattgtatacaactttcatacaaatttaatacaactacaacaaatataaaaaacttaatatatatacaattttCGTACAAACTAGGCATACAATTATCATATTTCTAATAACCCTAACTAATGCTGAAATAAGGAAAGTATCCTTAAGCTGACGCGTGAATATGCCTCCACTACTCTTCCTTAAAAAAAGGTCCACATACCAACTGTATAATCTAATTCCCAATCCGAATCAAAGTTGAAGTCCTATCACATGAGTAGTCTTCTCATATGTATACACATAGCCTTATGATTTAACTCTCAAATTTCCTTTCATCAAATCACAATGATGGATCGCTGTAAGAGAATCAAAATTGAAGGGGACGAACTTATTGACTGACTTATCGATCTTCCCATTAATGTCAAACACCAGATTCAGGAGAACTTGCCTATTGACGAAGCAGCAAGAATGAGTGTTTTGTCTAGACCATGGAGACACGTTTGGGCTTCAATCCCAAAGCTTGTATTTTCTCCTCAGTTTTGCACGAGCAAGCGAGCACGCACATTAATAAATATTATTAGTAGAATTCTATCGCAGCACGATGGAGCCATTAAGACATTCCTCCTGATTATTTCATCAATAAACCATACTCAGCACTATGTTATCAACCAATGGATGTTTTTGTTGTCAGGGAACGGTCTTATGGATCTCACCCTTCAGAATCTAAACAATTATCTTTAGAATTTGCCTTCCTACATGTTCGCTGTAGAATTAGAAAATTTGAACCTATCCAACTGCATTATCAGGCAGTCGTCCACCTTCAAGGGTTTCCACAAGCTCAAAAGGCTTTTACTGGTTAAAGTCGCCTTAGAATTAGATGACGTTGGAACTACCTCTTTCTTGTGGATGCCAAACCTTGAGAAGTTTCAAGTTAAGACGTGCATAGGTCTTGATCAGTTGAAAATATTCGCTCCAAAACTCTTGCATCTATCTGTCTATACCAATAACTCAAAGACTCTTATGTTGGATCACTTTATAGACTGTCGGAAGCTGAAAATAGTTGCACTTACAGCAAAAAAAACACCATGAAGACAAAGAGATGAACTTGACCTATCTACTCCACTGTTGGCCTGAAGTTATTCATCTTAATCTGGACAGTTACTACCTCAAGTGTTGTGTATGGGCTAATTGGAAACTTTTCTTATTTACATATTAATCTCTTAGATAATAACATTTCTATTGTAGTCCTTAGATTTCCTTTATATTATGTACCAAGGCTTTGTAAGAACCATATTGaatgaaaatctgatttttttaatcttcattttcctttcttcttctctttagTTTCTCTTAGTTAAATCCTAATGGCGATTCCAACGTGGGAATCgttacaattggtatcagagccgatgATTCTCGGCCCCGATTCTCGGCCCCAATTCCGCAGGGATGCTCCACCACTTTTACTGTCATTCACTGCGAGTCTTAGCTACTGCATCTATTCACGAGGTTTATGTCCATGGTTCACCAATTCCACATGACGTTCAAACAAGGAATAGGGAGCAGCAAATTCCATCCGATTTGTATACACATGGAGAACTAAGTTCATACATGCCGGGTCACAATTATAAATTTACCACAAACGCAATTGTTGGTGGCCAGCTTATCAATAACACTCAACAACGAGAGAATCTGTATTCAACAACCACAAACTCGGTTACAGGGGACAAAATTATCAGTAGCTGTCAATATTGGGAGAATCTTTATCCAGGGTGGAAGTTTGATGTCACTACTGGTCAATGGTATTAGCTGGATACATACAATTCAGGGGTAAGTGCAGATTCTGTTTCTTCTGGTACTATTTCTAAAGAAACATTAGAGGTCCGTTACTGGCAGCAAATTAATCAAAAACCTATGGTAACTGATGCCAATGAGAATGAAGTAAATGAACAAGTTATTCATTATGAGGACCACCTCTTTGATAAATGTTCTCAAAGAACAGCAGATACTTTTCAAGAGTTTCCAAACCATGGAGGTGACTTAACAAATGGTGGCCGAGAGTGTCGAGTGCCTAATGAGACTAAAAAAATTGTCACTAATGAGATTCTGTTTGAGGAATCTGGAAGCCCCGAAGAAGATAAATTAGAAGATAACGGATATCAAGTGCTTGATCAAATTCTTCGGATGTATGGAATTAATGTGACGGATATGCAATGGGATGAAAGTGAAGGAGATGAGCCTATGGTGCTTGAAGATGGTATGGACGAGTTGGAGGAATCTTACCAACCTGTCGAGGATACTCATGAAATTAGTTATGCACGTGTGGATGCGTCAGAGAAACTTTATCAGCCTATCCTAATGGGGGTTCAACCCGGGGAAACTGGCCTCACAAAAGTCATTACCACAGGAGTGGAATCAGATATTGAAGTGGGAGACTCAAGCTATGTGGGCAAGGTGTTTGACAAGAGCTTCCCATGAAATGAAATCCAGTCACTTAACCTATTCATTTATAAGCAGTCGCTTCTCAGTTATCTTGGATACCAGGAGTGGTTAGTGCTGACTGCCATAAAAAATAAGCTTCAGACTCAAAGCGATCATGATCTGAGAGTAACTTTTGAACAATCGAGAAAGAAAGAAGTAACGCTTGTAATTAATGGAAACATCTGGTGGCTACAATGTGACTTCGGCTTGTATAATGGCAATTTGCTTGACACTGAGCCAATACGACAATAGTTAGTTCCTATCCTTTCCGACATGAGTTTATTGAATGCAAATTCGAACCAACGTATGCACAGCACCTTCGGAAGATGTTTCATGAAGCATGACGTGATCATTTTTGGTTGTCAACTTCAAAAGATTATGAGGAAGGGTATTTTTAAACCTGATATTTATTCACTTGCACTACATGAATCAAATGCTCTTGCTCATTTGCCAAATGACACAATCTTTAATATCAACATCGTTGCATCTACTAGAGATTCCATATTTTTTCAGAGAAATCCAAATTATATTTCATCAGTGAACTACACTGCTCAAGGTGGAAAGTTACAAGAGGTAGTGAAAATAGCTACAGAAATGCAGATGCAACCTAAAGTGGTATTAGTGGTGAAAAGTGAATCTAACATGGATGATGTTGAGATTGGATTAGATTATACAGTTGATGGAACCGGGCATGAAATTTGTGTGGAACTTTCAAATAGCAATGCTAAACTATCTTCATTAATGGAAGAAGATGTTGAGCTTGCATTAGATTATACAGTTGATGGATCAGGGCATGAAATTTGTGAGGAACTTTCAGATAGCCATGCTAACCTATCATCATTaatggaagaagatgaagagaAGGATGAGGATGTAGGGTCATCGACTTGGTTTGGATTAGAACGTCCTCTCATGGCTTGCAATGACATTTCAAACACCACGTCTGTGGTTTGTTTTAGTAATTGCAACAACCAAGTGATTGTTAACGGTAGTGTATTTGCTAAAGCTCCATCATATGAGGTTACCTTAGTCTATATTCATGGCTATAGTTGGTTTGATACAGGACAAAGTTAAAAAATGCTCAGCTTTCGTGATCCCCATGTACTCCTAAGTAGTCATTAGTTTTTCTCATAAGCCTGTACTCCTAAGTAGTCATGAAAGAGACATATCTGATTAGTTTGCCCTGACCGATCTTTCAACCCAAAGCCATTTGGTTGTGATCCTTCAAGTATGTTGAGATAGCTCTCAATTTTTCATGTATAATCATAGTAATGTTGATATTAAATTTTACAGGGTATGCACAGAGTTATCAAGAGAGCATTATGAATATAAAAAACTACTTAAGTAATCACAAAGCTTTCATAAAGAAATTACAACTATCCTGCGCATTCTATTCACATTAACCTTTCCTCAAAATTACATCTGAAAAAGCATTCTCCTAAAAAAGTGGTCCAGCACCATAGTAACTGACCAAGCCATGGAACAATTTTTGGCATTAACAGTTACAAAAAAATTTCCAATCTCTTTGTTTCTACCTACAGTAATATGGAGTTCAAACAGATCTTAATTCTAAGAAAGCATACTCTCTGATCATTATGTGTTAATTTTGGATTGTGCACTGGTTCTGCTGAGGGCGCCTTCACATCATCCTCACGGCGGAAACTGCATTTGATATAATGAAATATGAAGTTTGTCAAGCACAATTCCATATACAGAAAtaacaaaagggaaaaaaaaatactTCCCAGCTAACAAGACCAACACATTTCCACTAAACGGTCAAATCCAGGAACCCTCATTCATATCCTAAAAGTTTATCCTAGCCAATCTATATAATAGACTCATTAGTACCACCTTAGTGAGTTGTGCAGTGTCATCGCCAGCACTAGTCGTTTTGAAGGTTATTGGGCCAAAAATGACAAATAAAAATTAATCactaaaaaataaaggaaatagAAAGTGCAAAAGCCAATCGGAGTTCTAAAGTACCTCAATGAATTTTGTGATGGAACCCAAAGTCAAGGACAAAGTCTTCAAACCGGGAAGAATCCAAACAAAACCATCTAAAATTTGTTGAGAAGTGACAGTAGATGAATCAATTCGCAATTCCATTGTCTTGAGATCATTGATTGTTGGAAGTAATGTCTCATTAAGCTCATCGGGAAAGATGATACCCTGACAACCATTAAAGAGTAACTCATAACGATTAAAAACCACACAAATTCTCTAGTTCAAGTTGAGGTTGAAATAATAGACAAACTTGTATATCATACGGTACAAAAGTGAGAATAAACTATTAATTTGCAAATAATGTAAGTGCAACAGCCAACATGGAAACCAAGTCATAGATACAACCAACAACGAGTAGCATATATGTCTTAAAAACCAAATACTTGAAACAAATAAAATTTAGAACAGAAACAGTTAGCTAACATTCAACCCTATATTCCTATTGCCCTTCTCAAGCCAAAAGGTTTATCATTTTTCATCCAATTAACCTATTCTTGAGCGAGCACTTTATTAGTGTATTTctcaatatataatatataacaaGGATTCACGAATCAGGGATAGGCAAGAAGAAAAAGTAGTATGCCAAGCAATAAAGGAACATCATAAACAAATTGAGACTTTGACACTGATGTCAATGAGCTTTAGATATGGTTACCTGTTCATTTAGGCAAGTCAGCCTTACATACTTGGAATGAGCAAAAGACTCCAAAATATCTCTTAACCAAATGTACCAACGGTCATTGAGCATTTTGGGGTTTAAATGGACTCGAACAAATTCCAGCTCCCGTGAAGCTTCAATTCCAGGAATCAACGTGAGGCCACCCGTGTACTCAAAAGATTTTAACTTAGGAGCATCTATTCTTACCTTCTTTACTTCCTCATAAACCTCCAGCACAAAGCTTGTCAGATGCTGATGAGAAACTTGCATCTTACTGTAAACATATTGTTGTATCTCGAGTTTCTCAAGTAGAGGGAATTTGTTTATATAATGCATTAATGTCCCATCTAGTCATTAACATCATACAAAGTCAAATTCCTGACTGCTGTTGTGGAATTAATCTCTAATTCACACACAGACTTCAGTACTAGGTATTCAAGATTTTTGGACTCTCTTAGTATTTTACCACCACAACAAGATACACTCCAAATAATTTCAGGGTAGGATTTGAAACTACAATAGTAAGCAATTTTATAGGAATCACAATGCGTAATTCTTCAATTTGAGGGCACCGGGCAATGAGATCCTTGAAATCATCATCTTCAATACGCACATCAAATAGAAAGAGTGACCTTAGAGTAGGAAGCATAAAAGAACAATTTTTAATCTCACAATGCTTGATAGTTAACTTAACCAACCTCATAAATACAATGTTACGCAAGTCAAAATGCTCACTATAAGTCGTTTTTAAACTAAGTATAACATTTTAACCTAATTTTTCAAGGCAAAATAAATCCATTTTGGACCAGGGACTCAGCATAAGAATTCGCAACTGTCATTTGAAGGACGAGAGTGTCAACCTGTTCTTCACAATTGTTACATCTGTCCAAGGATTTTTGCAAGTAAGTTAAGAAGGCGTTTCTTTTCGCTTTGTCTCTATTGCTGTATTGTTGAAAGTTGGCCCCAAAATCAATTTCGTCCAAATAAATATTTGGGCTAGAAGCCCAAATGCTTTGCCATTTGTGGGATAAAACACTAATTCTGGCAGCATCTTTCACTGGAAGATAGCAGTGAATCTGACGGATAATTTCGATAGGCAAATTGGAAATTCTATCTTGTCTTCCTCTAAATTCATGGATTTTTGGGTCTTTTGGAGTTTTCCTCTTTCTCGGCATTTTTGGAAGAATGACAAATGATTTGGAACAAGTGAAAACAGTAGAGCTTCACTATGTAGAGCTACTACTCAGTACTCACTTCAACTtcgttttttctttgtttttgtaaaaaaaaagcaGCGGTATATAAATGGCGGTCGTCAAAAGACCAAAATGCTACCAGCTCATCTAGAGCTGTGGCTATAATAAATTATTTATCGCGTTCAAGGCAcgatatttttttcctttctttattttacccttagtagaatTTTACGGAGATAACatataaatagagtaaacatttaatgaaAAGAGGCTATAAGTCTATAACTTAGACATAGGTAAGAATAAAGTTAGTCAAATATACATCAtatttaataatattttttaagGGACATGTATAAAATAAAAAGGCGACAATAATTTAAGACCAAAggagtacttttaaaaaaaataaaatctacatacttgaaaattatataaaaaataatataaatcaCAATATTAaccatttaaaatatttaaaagatatataaaaaaattatagtaAAAGAGTAAATTATTTAACTCTCAAATTCAAACAGTACCACGTAAATTAAAATAGATGGAGTATGTATCATTTATTGCATCATTTTTATCTTTACGGAGGAGGAAAAGACTTTATTAAGAAGAAACTGGACTTTTGTCCTGAAAATGGTAGACCATTTGATCAATATGGCGCAATAGCGATTTGCGAAACCTTTAAAAACTAAAACATAACAtgataaaaaagaaaaacaacttTATAGAAATACTATTATTAAATGCATAATGCATGATAACTTCTTAGTTCTTATCACTAAAATTATCAATAtttctaactatttagaagagccggttgggctcctttttcgtcgttcgtaaaaaaaattatggaccccatatatattaaaaaataacaactaatattaaaaaaaaaaaattgggctccatattaaacaccaaccggtattaaaaaaaaaaaaaaaaaaaaaagtagaacccaccacatccaaactcccgggaaaaaaaagtggacctcatattaataaaatcaagcaatattaaaaaataatgaatcccatattaaaaaaacaaacaatattaaaaaaaagtgcttagaaaatcaaacaattaaatcaataatgattgattcattgccacatgcgtatcaacccattagtgggagcaaatgaaattattgtacaacaatatacttaaaatacttatatattaaaataagatagaatttaattactttttcattttttccttactctaataaatgtgaaaagagattaatgtcataaaagaaaaaatactattaaatggagatcaaataatttataaggtaaattagtgaaattctaattctaattgacgtttccttaaaaaatcgtgtaaaaaataacatgacaagtaaaatgagttaaacaaaaaatatttattaaaaattaaaaaatagaagttcttcatggacccatattaaacaccaaccagtattaaaaaaaaaaaaaaaaaaaaaaaaaaaaaaagtagaacccaccacatccaaactcacggggaaaaaaaagtggaccccatattaacaaaatcaagcaacattaaaaaaaaagtgaatcccatgttaaaaaaacaaacaatgttaaaaaaaaaaatgcttagaaaatcaaacaattaaatcaataatgatggattcattgccacatgcgtatcaacccattagtgggagcaaatgaaattattgtacaacaacatacttaaaatacttatatattaaaataacatagaatttagttactttttcatttttcccttactctaataaatgtgaaaatagattaatgtcataaaagaaaaaataatattaaatggagatcaaataattaatagcCGGTGGGGCATAATCAGTTCATACGTCAAGCCTCCGTCACTCGTTGTGCGCCCAACGCTGGCCCGCAGGCGTGACGCCCTCCATAGAGTTGtctaactcgtatggatacctaggacactcTTCTGAGATACCTAAGCAGGCCCTTGAGTTCCGCCCTCAAGGTTGCTCACTTAGTGCGACTGGTTGGCAGCATGCATGGGGGAGGCTGACTGAGCTTTCAACACCTCTGCACCTCTTATATATGCTCTAAAGAAATAAACCCAAGTTCCTCCACTGGACATCCTTTTGCCAGAGAATCATAATGGGCCTTTCTCATTGATCCCAACTCCAAATGAGGTGTTGTCTATTCCTAATTCTtcctcttgacttccttcacacTTTCATGAAGTTTCATCCTATTCCTACACTCATGGAACGAGTTATAGCCTTCGAAAGCTTCAACTAATTACGATAATGCCACTGCttcttggctaagtcaagcctaTAGGTAAACAATCTTCAAATGACCCTAAACTTGGTAAGAATATTCcttaacatcctaggaagggtcctCTCACCCTAAATCCCAAGGTTTCAAccatagctcggaaacgcacgggactgacactTAGGCTTACACGTGGCCGGTCATTCGCAGACTAGGCCCTTGGGCTTCTCCCATGTCCCTTGCTAAACTCCCTTGACACTCTTAGGATATGCAATGCAACATATCTAGATGTTTGTTGACTCCTGCATAGTCCCTTTGCCAGATGCTCCTTCCGAAGCGCATCGTCAGCTCACGTCGCCTGCGCAGCTAGCACTCGCTTGGCCCGCTCGGGGTGCGCAGAgttatgggcgcc
Protein-coding sequences here:
- the LOC132619153 gene encoding FBD-associated F-box protein At5g22730-like isoform X2, yielding MPRKRKTPKDPKIHEFRGRQDRISNLPIEIIRQIHCYLPVKDAARISVLSHKWQSIWASSPNIYLDEIDFGANFQQYSNRDKAKRNAFLTYLQKSLDRCNNCEEQGIIFPDELNETLLPTINDLKTMELRIDSSTVTSQQILDGFVWILPGLKTLSLTLGSITKFIEFPP
- the LOC132619153 gene encoding uncharacterized protein LOC132619153 isoform X1, with amino-acid sequence MHYINKFPLLEKLEIQQYVYSKMQVSHQHLTSFVLEVYEEVKKVRIDAPKLKSFEYTGGLTLIPGIEASRELEFVRVHLNPKMLNDRWYIWLRDILESFAHSKYVRLTCLNEQGIIFPDELNETLLPTINDLKTMELRIDSSTVTSQQILDGFVWILPGLKTLSLTLGSITKFIEFPP